One part of the Paramormyrops kingsleyae isolate MSU_618 chromosome 2, PKINGS_0.4, whole genome shotgun sequence genome encodes these proteins:
- the LOC140587669 gene encoding uncharacterized protein, with amino-acid sequence MLFKHQVVMCKKDQYFRKSQAVALVASQCITETYLHKCIDMCSDDCSSVIGSRGSLWICHTCHRKILDGKLPAESVANNLALDPVPVELQHLNSLEQHLISMHIPFMRIVSLPKGGQNGVHGPVTCVPSSVPNVAEVLPRVDNDDLMIRVKLKRKLTYKGHYKYEFVHPEKIKKALVYLTENNKFYSNVEFNNDWINPLQKTKEVPGYVSDTHADEEHNENNIDDEEMDETLHDRQQHGMYMDTCLQPVDIAQEILDQHFDGIMSMAPAEGNNPVRLLTDESNEAKCFPVLFPKGTGTFHDRKKEKLTLCRYLNTRILNADGRFGKNLDYIFYGQYLSELQQVVSNVSIAVRKGYDARDKCPVTSETLTNKEALQKMFNFDEGYKFLRPIRGTPVFWQSVQKDLFAMVRQLGIPTWFCSFSSADLRWTELMTAIFKQDGIDASSAELDWSERCALLKNNPVTAARMFDYRFHCFLKDVIMSEAQPIGKIVDYFYRIEFQQRGSPHTHCLFWVEDAPKVGKDDEDEVSAFIDHYVTCEMPEGNDEMHEIVCSVQQHSKRHSKTCKKKGKTCRFNFPRPPSNRTFLSSCKVGDGETDGQPLKKEVADAIMKKVKDAVLNPEANYDSVDSLFSTIGISQEIFEAAYSRITKKTTIVLKRRPCEVWVNQYNRHLLRCWNANMDIQFVVDAYSCIVYIISYISKAEREMGLLLANAQKEATQQGNLDAKEALRQLGSVFLHNREVSAQESVYRLTNMRLKEGSRKVQFIPTGENVVKMSLPLNVIRKKAECENEDEQGIWMNSITDRYKARPETEVFAGMCLARFASEYRILCKSQSSCPGSVQLDRKLGFVKKRTRTDAAVVRYARFSPTKDPEKYYHSILQLFLPHYFDAQLKPSTFGSYQEFYETGCVKFLDELHSVKLVVQSNMSSFEKESSAIDKAQEDLQLHGAMEDAWAEICPETERERLECLASKSNITPEMREQCDEIPDLLPRLSHYMLHDNPCGMSKQEALALLRSLNNKQSGIFYKIRNWCLQKARGENPEPFHVFISGPGGVGKSVLIKAIHYEAARILRQLSHNPDETHVLLTAPTGVSAYNIKAATIHTCFHIATDVKLPYEPLGDEKLNSLRAELGNLQILIIDEISMVDHKLLAYIHGRLRQIKQIGDYSAFGNVSIIAVGDFYQLCPVKGKALYTEGKGVNLWQNHFAMVELTEIMRQKDMEFAQLLNRLRKRKRGDAMLAEDIAMLKQCVTGEGQDSTALHIYATNDEVDQHNYHMLQKICSDHVIIHAQDFERVAATGRLERKHGHHANVQKTCLLESLHVGVNARVMLLKNIDVSDGLVNGAFGTVSDIRFDTDEDFPSEIYITFDNEAAGKSLRGKKPCLKVGLDKATRIKPEEERVTNSGGTRRQFPLKLAWACTVHKVQGLTVDKAVVSLKKIFTAGQAYVALSRVTSLEGLIIEDFKETAIYAKQDIETAMQSMPVFIEPVMEVPSSCKILLHNVEGLTCHLDDIKKDRRYMEADIICLTETWLNSEEDTEDVKLPGFSYHGKPRHQAYDGSDAIFAELKKQQHGGVGLYCKEHTNCTVTDVQCVNIEFVQFSVGLLRTTVLVLYRPPSYNLTIFQKNLMQLITWLDSVEGGKIIMGDFNENLLQVSTIANFMEEHGYTQLVKEATTGKGTLIDHVYVKDIVTNSISVSVMPTYFSHHECVVLHYL; translated from the coding sequence ATGCTATTTAAACACCAAGTTGTGATGTGCAAGAAAGATCAGTACTTCAGAAAATCACAGGCAGTTGCGTTGGTGGCTTCACAGTGTATAACTGAGACATACTTGCATAAATGTATAGATATGTGTTCTGATGATTGTAGCAGTGTTATTGGCTCTAGAGGTTCCTTGTGGATCTGCCACACGTGTCACAGAAAGATTCTTGATGGGAAACTTCCAGCAGAGAGTGTTGCAAACAATCTAGCTTTAGACCCTGTCCCTGTAGAGTTACAGCATCTAAATTCACTGGAACAGCATCTGATTTCTATGCATATTCCTTTTATGAGAATTgtgtctttgccaaaaggtggacaaaatggtgttcatggtcctgTGACTTGTGTCCCATCTAGTGTTCCAAATGTAGCTGAAGTTTTACCGAGAGTTGACAATGATGACCTTATGATTCGTGTAAAGTTGAAGAGGAAGTTAACTTACAAAGggcattacaaatatgaatttgtgcatccagaaaaaataaagaaggcttTGGTGTATCTTACAGAGAATAACAAATTTTACAGCAATGTGGAGTTCAACAATGACTGGATTAATCCCCTGCAGAAAACTAAAGAAGTACCTGGTTATGTAagtgacacacatgcagatgaagagcataatgaaaataacatagatgatgaggaaatggatgaaactttgcatgatagacaacaacatggcatgtatatggatacgtgtcttcaacctgtagacatagcacaagagatcttggatcagcactttgatggaatcatgtcgatggcacctgcagaaggaaacaatccagtgaggcttctaactgatgagtcaaatgaagctaaatgttttccagtccttttcccaaaaggaacaggtacttttcatgacagaaagaaggaaaaactgacactgtgtaggtatttaaatacaagaattcttaatgcagatggacgttttggaaaaaacttagactatatattttatgggcagtatttgtctgagcttcagcaggttgtgtcaaatgtgtcaattgctgtgagaaaaggctatgatgcacgggataagtgtcctgtcacatcagaaactttgacaaataaggaggctctacaaaagatgttcaattttgatgaaggttataaatttctaagaccaatcagaggcacccctgttttttggcaaagtgttcagaaagatttgtttgcaatggtaagacagcttggtattcccacatggttttgctccttttcttctgctgatttaCGCTGGACAGAACTGATGACAGCAATCTTCAAACAAGATGGCATAGATGCATCAAGTGCTGAGCTCGACTGGTCAGAAAGGTGTGCActgttgaaaaacaatcctgtgacagctgccagaatgtttgactatcgattccactgcttcctgaaagatgtcatcatgtcagaagcacaacccattggcaaaatagttgattatttctacagaatagaatttcagcaacggggatcacctcacactcactgtttgttttgggtggaagaCGCACCTAAGGTtggcaaagatgatgaagatgaagtatcagctttcattgatcactatgtgacatgtgaaatgccagagggtaacgatgaaatgcatgaaattgtatgtagtgtacagcaacatagtaagaggcactcaaaaacatgcaagaaaaaagggaaaacttgtAGATTCAATTTCCCACGTCCTCCAAGCAACAGAACATTTCTGTCATCATGCAAAGTTGGAGATGgtgagacagacggacagcccctgaaaaaagaagtagcagacgctatcatgaaaaaagtgaaggatgctgtactaaaccctgaggccaactatgactctgttgattccttatttagtacaattggtatcagtcaggaaatatttgaagctgcgtactcaagaatcacaaaaaaaactaccattgttcttaagaggagaccatgtgaagtgtgggtgaaccaatataacagacaccttttacgctgttggaatgcaaacatggacattcagtttgtggttgatgcatattcatgtattgtgtacatcatttcctacatttccaaagctgagagagagatgggactgctactggcaaatgctcagaaagaggccacccagcaaggtaaccttgatgcaaaagaagctcttcggcaacttggcagtgttttcctgcacaatcgtgaagtttcagctcaagaaagtgtttatcgtctgactaacatgaggttgaaagagggatcacggaaggtgcagtttatcccaactggagaaaatgtggtgaaaatgagccttccattgaacgtcatacggaagaaagctgagtgtgagaatgaggatgaacaaggaatttggatgaacagtatcactgatagatataaagccagaccagaaacagaagtgtttgcaggaatgtgcctggcgagatttgcatctgagtacagaatactatgtaagtCTCAGAGCTCATgccctggaagtgtgcagttggacagaaaattaggatttgtgaagaaaaggacacgcacagatgcagctgttgttcggtatgctcgcttttcacccacaaaggacccagaaaaatattaccacagcattttgcaactttttctgccacattatttcgatgcacagttaaaaccttctacttttggcagttaccaggaattctatgagactggttgtgtcaagtttcttgatgaattgcattcagtgaaactggttgtgcagtcaaacatgtcaagttttgaaaaaGAATCAAGTGCAATAGACAAAGCTCAGGAAGACCTACAGCTGCATGGTGCAATGGAAGATGCTTGGGCAGAGATTTGTCCAGAGACTGAACGTGAACGGTTAGAGTGTCTTGCCAGCAAATCCAACATTACACCAGAAATGAGAGAACAATgtgatgagataccagatttgttaccaaGACTGAGTCACTATATGTTGCAtgacaatccttgtggtatgtccAAGCAGGAAGCGTtggctttgcttcgctcactgaataacaagcaaTCTGGCATCTTTTACAAAATACGAAACTGGTGTTTACAGAAGGCACGTGGTGAaaacccagaaccatttcatgtattcatatctggacctggaggtgtgggcaagtcagtcttgatcaaagcaataCATTATGAGGCAGCTCGTATCTTGCGTCAGTTGTCACATAATCCAGATGAGACACATGTGTTACTGACTGCTCCAACTGGAGTTAGTGCTTACAACATAAAAGCTGCAACGAtacacacttgtttccatattgcaacagatgtaaagttgccatatgaaccacttggagatgaaaaactaaattcattgagagctgaactgggaaacctgcagatattgattatcgatgaaatttcaatggttgatcacaagctgcttgcgtatattcatggcagattaagacaaatcaaacaaattggagattattctgcttttggaaatgtttcaatcattgctgttggagatttctaccaactttgtcctgtgaaagggaaagctttgtatactgagggtaaaggtgtgaatctatggcagaatcattttgctatggtggagctcactgaaattatgagacagaaagatatggagtttgcacagttgctgaatcgACTAAGAaaacgcaaaaggggtgatgcaatgctggCGGAAGACATCGCTATGCTGAAACAATGTGTGACAGGCgaaggacaagacagtactgctcttcatatttatgcaaccaatgatgaagttgatcagcataactaccatatgctgcagaagatctgctcagaccatgtcatcattcatgctcaggattttgaaagggttgctgcaactggcagactggaaaggaaacatggacatcatgccaatgttcagaagacatgtctcctagaatcactacatgtaggtgtcaatgcacgagtaatgctgctgaaaaacatcGATGTTTCAGACGGCctggtaaatggtgcatttggtacagtcagtgacatccgctttgatactgatgaggattttccatcagagatatacatcacatttgacAATGAAGCAGCTGGAAAGTCACTCAGGGGAAAGAAGCCATGCCTCAAAGTAGGGTTGGACAAAGCTACACGAATTaaaccagaggaggagagagtgacaaacagtggtggaacacgacggcagtttccattgaaattagcttgggcttgtacagtacacaaggtacaaggtctgacagtggataaggctgttgtatcactaAAGAAGATATTTACAGCTGGACAAGCGTATGTCGCATTAAGCCGTGTGACTTCTTTGGAAGGCCTCATAATCGAAGACTTTAAGGAGactgctatatatgcaaaacaagacattgagactgcaatgcaaagcatgcctgTGTTTATTGAGCCTGTCATGGAAGTGCCATCATCATGCAAAATTCTCCTGCATAATGTTGAAGGACTTACATGTCACCTGGATGACATAAAGAAAGACAGAAGGTATATGGAAGctgatatcatctgcttgacagagacatggttaaattcggaggaagacacagaagatgtaaagctgcctggattttcataccatgggaagcccagacatcaggcatatgatggtagtgatgctatctttgctgaactgaaaaagcaacaacatggtggtgtgggtttgtattgtaaagaacataccaactgtactgtgactgatgtgcagtgtgtcaacattgagtttgtgcagttcagtgtgggcctactaagaacaacagtcttggtactatacagaccaccctCATATAATCTGacaatctttcagaagaacctgATGCAGTTGATCACTTGGTTGGACAGCGTGGAAGGTGGGAAAATcatcatgggtgacttcaatgaaaatcttttgcaagtaagtacaattgctaattttatggaagaacatgggtatactcaacttgtcaaagaagcaacaactgggaaaggcactttgattgatcatgtgtatgtgaaagacattgtgactaacagcatctctgtttcagtaatgccaacgtatttcagccatcatgaatgtgtagtgctacattatctatag